From one Suricata suricatta isolate VVHF042 chromosome 8, meerkat_22Aug2017_6uvM2_HiC, whole genome shotgun sequence genomic stretch:
- the MIER1 gene encoding mesoderm induction early response protein 1 isoform X5 — protein sequence MKCLTAHESTGGSATSDDHEFDPSADMLVHDFDDERTLEEEEMMEGETNFSSEIEDLAREGDMPIHELLSLYGYDSTIRLPEEDEEEEEEEEEGEDDEDADNDDNSGCSGENKEENIKDSSGQEDETQSSNDDPTQSVASQDAQEIIRPRRCKYFDTNSEIEEESEEDEDYIPSEDWKKEIMVGSMFQAEIPVGICRYKENEKVYENDDQLLWDPEYLPEDKVIVFLKDASRRTGDEKGVEAIPEGSHIKDNEQALYELVKCSFDTEEALRRLRFNVKAAREELSVWTEEECRNFEQGLKAYGKDFHLIQANKVRTRSVGECVAFYYMWKKSERYDFFAQQTRFGKKKYNLHPGVTDYMDRLLDESESAASSRAPSPPPTASNSSNSQSEKEDGAISNSNQNGVSSNGPGEMLNKEEIKAEGLHVNGPTGGNKKPLHADVDTNGYETDNLTTDPKLAHMTARNENDFDEKSERPAKRRRVNSNGKESPGSSEFFQEAMSHGKFEELENTDD from the exons GAGGTTCAGCAACATCAGATGACCATGAATTTGATCCGTCAGCTGACATGCTGGTTCATGATTTTGATGATGAACGAAcattagaagaggaagaaatgatggaAGGAGAAACAAACTTCAGTTCTGAAATAGAGGATCTTGCAAGG GAAGGAGACATGCCAATTCATGAACTTCTCAGTCTTTATGGTTATGATAGTACTATTCGACTACCTgaagaagatgaggaggaggaggaagaggaagaagaaggtgaAGATGATGAAGATGCTGATAATGATGATAACAGTGGCTGTAGTGGGGAAAATAAA GAAGAGAACATAAAGGACTCATCAGGTCAAGAGGATGAAACTCAGTCTTCCAATGATGATCCAACACAATCTGTTGCTTCTCAAGATGCCCAGGAAATAATCCGGCCTCGTCGATGTAAATATTTTGATACAA ATAGTGAAATAGAAGAAGAATCTGAAGAAGATGAAGATTATATTCCATCAGAAGACTGGAAAAAG GAGATTATGGTGGGCTCCATGTTTCAAGCAGAGATTCCAGTTGGCATTTGtagatacaaagaaaatgaaaaag TATATGAAAACGATGATCAGCTCCTATGGGACCCTGAGTACTTACCGGAAGATAAAGTGATTGTATTTCTTAAGGATGCATCTAGAAGAACAGGTGATGAGAAAGGTGTAGAAGCAATTCCTGAAGGATCTCACATAAAAGATAATGAACAG gcaTTATATGAATTGGTTAAATGCAGTTTTGACACAGAAGAAGCACTGAGAAGATTAAGATTTAATGTCAAAGCAGCTAGAG AGGAATTATCTGTTTGGACAGAAGAAGAGTGTAGAAATTTTGAACAAGGGCTGAAGGCCTATGGAAAGGACTTTCATTTGATTCAGGCTAATAAA gTTCGAACAAGGTCAGTTGGTGAATGTGTAGCATTCTATTATATGTGGAAAAAATCTGAACGTTACGATTTCTTTGCTCAGCAAACGcgatttggaaaaaagaaatataatcttcATCCTGGTGTAAC GGATTACATGGATCGTCTTCTAGATGAAAGTGAAAGTGCTGCTTCTAGTCGAGCACCATCCCCTCCCCCGACTGCCTCAAACAGTAGTAACAGCCAGTCGGAGAAAGAAGATGGCGCTATAAGCAACAGTAACCAGAATG GGGTGTCATCTAATGGACCAGGTGAAATGttgaacaaagaagaaataaaagctgaagGGTTACACGTGAATGGACCAACAGGTGGAAATAAGAAACCACTTCATGCAGATGTGGATACTAATGGTTATGAAACAGATAACCTTACCACTGACCCAAAACTTGCCCATATGACtgcaagaaatgaaaatgattttgatGAAAAAAGTGAGAGACCTGCCAAAAGGCGAAGGGTAAACAGCAATGGAAAAGAAAGTCCAGGTTCTTCTGAATTTTTCCAGGAAGCAATGTCACATGGAAAGTTTGAAGAACTTGAAAACACCGATGACTAA
- the MIER1 gene encoding mesoderm induction early response protein 1 isoform X6, with translation MARLGSHAHSKLMARKCSDSIWIRCYIVQKEGDMPIHELLSLYGYDSTIRLPEEDEEEEEEEEEGEDDEDADNDDNSGCSGENKEENIKDSSGQEDETQSSNDDPTQSVASQDAQEIIRPRRCKYFDTNSEIEEESEEDEDYIPSEDWKKEIMVGSMFQAEIPVGICRYKENEKVYENDDQLLWDPEYLPEDKVIVFLKDASRRTGDEKGVEAIPEGSHIKDNEQALYELVKCSFDTEEALRRLRFNVKAAREELSVWTEEECRNFEQGLKAYGKDFHLIQANKVRTRSVGECVAFYYMWKKSERYDFFAQQTRFGKKKYNLHPGVTDYMDRLLDESESAASSRAPSPPPTASNSSNSQSEKEDGAISNSNQNGVSSNGPGEMLNKEEIKAEGLHVNGPTGGNKKPLHADVDTNGYETDNLTTDPKLAHMTARNENDFDEKSERPAKRRRVNSNGKESPGSSEFFQEAMSHGKFEELENTDD, from the exons ATGGCCAGGCTTGGGTCGCATGCCCATTCCAAACTTATGGCCAGGAAATGCAGTGATTCCATTTGGATCAGATGCTATATAGTCCAGAAG GAAGGAGACATGCCAATTCATGAACTTCTCAGTCTTTATGGTTATGATAGTACTATTCGACTACCTgaagaagatgaggaggaggaggaagaggaagaagaaggtgaAGATGATGAAGATGCTGATAATGATGATAACAGTGGCTGTAGTGGGGAAAATAAA GAAGAGAACATAAAGGACTCATCAGGTCAAGAGGATGAAACTCAGTCTTCCAATGATGATCCAACACAATCTGTTGCTTCTCAAGATGCCCAGGAAATAATCCGGCCTCGTCGATGTAAATATTTTGATACAA ATAGTGAAATAGAAGAAGAATCTGAAGAAGATGAAGATTATATTCCATCAGAAGACTGGAAAAAG GAGATTATGGTGGGCTCCATGTTTCAAGCAGAGATTCCAGTTGGCATTTGtagatacaaagaaaatgaaaaag TATATGAAAACGATGATCAGCTCCTATGGGACCCTGAGTACTTACCGGAAGATAAAGTGATTGTATTTCTTAAGGATGCATCTAGAAGAACAGGTGATGAGAAAGGTGTAGAAGCAATTCCTGAAGGATCTCACATAAAAGATAATGAACAG gcaTTATATGAATTGGTTAAATGCAGTTTTGACACAGAAGAAGCACTGAGAAGATTAAGATTTAATGTCAAAGCAGCTAGAG AGGAATTATCTGTTTGGACAGAAGAAGAGTGTAGAAATTTTGAACAAGGGCTGAAGGCCTATGGAAAGGACTTTCATTTGATTCAGGCTAATAAA gTTCGAACAAGGTCAGTTGGTGAATGTGTAGCATTCTATTATATGTGGAAAAAATCTGAACGTTACGATTTCTTTGCTCAGCAAACGcgatttggaaaaaagaaatataatcttcATCCTGGTGTAAC GGATTACATGGATCGTCTTCTAGATGAAAGTGAAAGTGCTGCTTCTAGTCGAGCACCATCCCCTCCCCCGACTGCCTCAAACAGTAGTAACAGCCAGTCGGAGAAAGAAGATGGCGCTATAAGCAACAGTAACCAGAATG GGGTGTCATCTAATGGACCAGGTGAAATGttgaacaaagaagaaataaaagctgaagGGTTACACGTGAATGGACCAACAGGTGGAAATAAGAAACCACTTCATGCAGATGTGGATACTAATGGTTATGAAACAGATAACCTTACCACTGACCCAAAACTTGCCCATATGACtgcaagaaatgaaaatgattttgatGAAAAAAGTGAGAGACCTGCCAAAAGGCGAAGGGTAAACAGCAATGGAAAAGAAAGTCCAGGTTCTTCTGAATTTTTCCAGGAAGCAATGTCACATGGAAAGTTTGAAGAACTTGAAAACACCGATGACTAA
- the MIER1 gene encoding mesoderm induction early response protein 1 isoform X3: protein MFMFNWFTDCLWTLFLSNYQPSVESSSPGGSATSDDHEFDPSADMLVHDFDDERTLEEEEMMEGETNFSSEIEDLAREGDMPIHELLSLYGYDSTIRLPEEDEEEEEEEEEGEDDEDADNDDNSGCSGENKEENIKDSSGQEDETQSSNDDPTQSVASQDAQEIIRPRRCKYFDTNSEIEEESEEDEDYIPSEDWKKEIMVGSMFQAEIPVGICRYKENEKVYENDDQLLWDPEYLPEDKVIVFLKDASRRTGDEKGVEAIPEGSHIKDNEQALYELVKCSFDTEEALRRLRFNVKAAREELSVWTEEECRNFEQGLKAYGKDFHLIQANKVRTRSVGECVAFYYMWKKSERYDFFAQQTRFGKKKYNLHPGVTDYMDRLLDESESAASSRAPSPPPTASNSSNSQSEKEDGAISNSNQNGVSSNGPGEMLNKEEIKAEGLHVNGPTGGNKKPLHADVDTNGYETDNLTTDPKLAHMTARNENDFDEKSERPAKRRRVNSNGKESPGSSEFFQEAMSHGKFEELENTDD, encoded by the exons GAGGTTCAGCAACATCAGATGACCATGAATTTGATCCGTCAGCTGACATGCTGGTTCATGATTTTGATGATGAACGAAcattagaagaggaagaaatgatggaAGGAGAAACAAACTTCAGTTCTGAAATAGAGGATCTTGCAAGG GAAGGAGACATGCCAATTCATGAACTTCTCAGTCTTTATGGTTATGATAGTACTATTCGACTACCTgaagaagatgaggaggaggaggaagaggaagaagaaggtgaAGATGATGAAGATGCTGATAATGATGATAACAGTGGCTGTAGTGGGGAAAATAAA GAAGAGAACATAAAGGACTCATCAGGTCAAGAGGATGAAACTCAGTCTTCCAATGATGATCCAACACAATCTGTTGCTTCTCAAGATGCCCAGGAAATAATCCGGCCTCGTCGATGTAAATATTTTGATACAA ATAGTGAAATAGAAGAAGAATCTGAAGAAGATGAAGATTATATTCCATCAGAAGACTGGAAAAAG GAGATTATGGTGGGCTCCATGTTTCAAGCAGAGATTCCAGTTGGCATTTGtagatacaaagaaaatgaaaaag TATATGAAAACGATGATCAGCTCCTATGGGACCCTGAGTACTTACCGGAAGATAAAGTGATTGTATTTCTTAAGGATGCATCTAGAAGAACAGGTGATGAGAAAGGTGTAGAAGCAATTCCTGAAGGATCTCACATAAAAGATAATGAACAG gcaTTATATGAATTGGTTAAATGCAGTTTTGACACAGAAGAAGCACTGAGAAGATTAAGATTTAATGTCAAAGCAGCTAGAG AGGAATTATCTGTTTGGACAGAAGAAGAGTGTAGAAATTTTGAACAAGGGCTGAAGGCCTATGGAAAGGACTTTCATTTGATTCAGGCTAATAAA gTTCGAACAAGGTCAGTTGGTGAATGTGTAGCATTCTATTATATGTGGAAAAAATCTGAACGTTACGATTTCTTTGCTCAGCAAACGcgatttggaaaaaagaaatataatcttcATCCTGGTGTAAC GGATTACATGGATCGTCTTCTAGATGAAAGTGAAAGTGCTGCTTCTAGTCGAGCACCATCCCCTCCCCCGACTGCCTCAAACAGTAGTAACAGCCAGTCGGAGAAAGAAGATGGCGCTATAAGCAACAGTAACCAGAATG GGGTGTCATCTAATGGACCAGGTGAAATGttgaacaaagaagaaataaaagctgaagGGTTACACGTGAATGGACCAACAGGTGGAAATAAGAAACCACTTCATGCAGATGTGGATACTAATGGTTATGAAACAGATAACCTTACCACTGACCCAAAACTTGCCCATATGACtgcaagaaatgaaaatgattttgatGAAAAAAGTGAGAGACCTGCCAAAAGGCGAAGGGTAAACAGCAATGGAAAAGAAAGTCCAGGTTCTTCTGAATTTTTCCAGGAAGCAATGTCACATGGAAAGTTTGAAGAACTTGAAAACACCGATGACTAA
- the MIER1 gene encoding mesoderm induction early response protein 1 isoform X4, with protein MAEPSVESSSPGGSATSDDHEFDPSADMLVHDFDDERTLEEEEMMEGETNFSSEIEDLAREGDMPIHELLSLYGYDSTIRLPEEDEEEEEEEEEGEDDEDADNDDNSGCSGENKEENIKDSSGQEDETQSSNDDPTQSVASQDAQEIIRPRRCKYFDTNSEIEEESEEDEDYIPSEDWKKEIMVGSMFQAEIPVGICRYKENEKVYENDDQLLWDPEYLPEDKVIVFLKDASRRTGDEKGVEAIPEGSHIKDNEQALYELVKCSFDTEEALRRLRFNVKAAREELSVWTEEECRNFEQGLKAYGKDFHLIQANKVRTRSVGECVAFYYMWKKSERYDFFAQQTRFGKKKYNLHPGVTDYMDRLLDESESAASSRAPSPPPTASNSSNSQSEKEDGAISNSNQNGVSSNGPGEMLNKEEIKAEGLHVNGPTGGNKKPLHADVDTNGYETDNLTTDPKLAHMTARNENDFDEKSERPAKRRRVNSNGKESPGSSEFFQEAMSHGKFEELENTDD; from the exons GAGGTTCAGCAACATCAGATGACCATGAATTTGATCCGTCAGCTGACATGCTGGTTCATGATTTTGATGATGAACGAAcattagaagaggaagaaatgatggaAGGAGAAACAAACTTCAGTTCTGAAATAGAGGATCTTGCAAGG GAAGGAGACATGCCAATTCATGAACTTCTCAGTCTTTATGGTTATGATAGTACTATTCGACTACCTgaagaagatgaggaggaggaggaagaggaagaagaaggtgaAGATGATGAAGATGCTGATAATGATGATAACAGTGGCTGTAGTGGGGAAAATAAA GAAGAGAACATAAAGGACTCATCAGGTCAAGAGGATGAAACTCAGTCTTCCAATGATGATCCAACACAATCTGTTGCTTCTCAAGATGCCCAGGAAATAATCCGGCCTCGTCGATGTAAATATTTTGATACAA ATAGTGAAATAGAAGAAGAATCTGAAGAAGATGAAGATTATATTCCATCAGAAGACTGGAAAAAG GAGATTATGGTGGGCTCCATGTTTCAAGCAGAGATTCCAGTTGGCATTTGtagatacaaagaaaatgaaaaag TATATGAAAACGATGATCAGCTCCTATGGGACCCTGAGTACTTACCGGAAGATAAAGTGATTGTATTTCTTAAGGATGCATCTAGAAGAACAGGTGATGAGAAAGGTGTAGAAGCAATTCCTGAAGGATCTCACATAAAAGATAATGAACAG gcaTTATATGAATTGGTTAAATGCAGTTTTGACACAGAAGAAGCACTGAGAAGATTAAGATTTAATGTCAAAGCAGCTAGAG AGGAATTATCTGTTTGGACAGAAGAAGAGTGTAGAAATTTTGAACAAGGGCTGAAGGCCTATGGAAAGGACTTTCATTTGATTCAGGCTAATAAA gTTCGAACAAGGTCAGTTGGTGAATGTGTAGCATTCTATTATATGTGGAAAAAATCTGAACGTTACGATTTCTTTGCTCAGCAAACGcgatttggaaaaaagaaatataatcttcATCCTGGTGTAAC GGATTACATGGATCGTCTTCTAGATGAAAGTGAAAGTGCTGCTTCTAGTCGAGCACCATCCCCTCCCCCGACTGCCTCAAACAGTAGTAACAGCCAGTCGGAGAAAGAAGATGGCGCTATAAGCAACAGTAACCAGAATG GGGTGTCATCTAATGGACCAGGTGAAATGttgaacaaagaagaaataaaagctgaagGGTTACACGTGAATGGACCAACAGGTGGAAATAAGAAACCACTTCATGCAGATGTGGATACTAATGGTTATGAAACAGATAACCTTACCACTGACCCAAAACTTGCCCATATGACtgcaagaaatgaaaatgattttgatGAAAAAAGTGAGAGACCTGCCAAAAGGCGAAGGGTAAACAGCAATGGAAAAGAAAGTCCAGGTTCTTCTGAATTTTTCCAGGAAGCAATGTCACATGGAAAGTTTGAAGAACTTGAAAACACCGATGACTAA